DNA sequence from the Acidothermus cellulolyticus 11B genome:
CCTCCTCGGGCTCGAATCTACGAACTTTCCCGACCGGCTGCGATGATGACCCCGTGCACATCTCCGCCAAGACCGATTACGCGATGCGCGCCATGCTCGTCCTGGCACACGCAGCCCGCGAGCGAGCCGACGCGTGGGTCAAAGCCGAGGAGATCGCCGACGAACAGCGGCTCCCGCGCAAATTCTTGGAGGCGATCCTCGCGGACTTACGGCGGGCGCGGCTTGTCGAGAGTCTACGGGGAGCCGAAGGCGGCTATCGGCTCGCCAAGCCGGCGTCGGCGATTTACGTCGCGGACGTGATGCGCGCCGTGGACGGCCCCCTCGCCGAGGTTCGGGGACTACGCCCGGAGAACGTCCGCTACGAGGGTGCGGCCGCTGGTCTGCAGGATGTGTGGGTCGCCGTTCGCGCCGGACTTCGGGCTGTGCTCGAGCGAGTGAGCGTCGAGGACGTCGCCAACCGCGCCCTGCCCAAGCCGGTGCAAGACCTTGTCGCCGAACTGCAAGGCTGGATTCCCCGTTACTGACGCGGCTCGGTCTCGACCGGCAGGATGACGAAGCCGCGGCGGCCTGGCGATCCCCGTCGCTGCAGCGGCTGGCTCTGGAGCCTCGGGGCGTCGTCACGAGCCGAGCTCGTGCAGGCATCAAGAGCCAAACACGTGTCATCGTCAATAGCCGAGCTCGTGCAGCCGCTCGTCGTCGATGCCGAAGTGGTGGGCGATTTCGTGCACGACGGTCTTGCGCACTTCGTCGATCACTTCGGACTCGGTTTCGCACAGCGCGCAGATGGTGTTGCGGTAGATGATGATGCGGTCGGGCAGGACGCCGCCGTACGCCGTGGTGCGCTCGGTCAGCGGGATGCCGACGTACAACCCCAGCAGTTCTGGATCGTCGGGCTCATCTTCGACGAAGACTGCGACGTTCCGCATCGCCCGGGCGAACTCCTCCGGGATGCCGTCAAGCGCCTCGGCGACGAGCTCGTCGAACCGGTCCGGATCGACGTACACCACGACTCGAGAAAACCACAATGATCCGCCGGACGTCGAGCTCACCGCGCGGCACCCGCGAACCGGCGAAAGACGATCACCTTGCGGCCGGTGGCGGACGGCAAGCCGGACCCGCGGTAGCGGCCGGTCCCGCCGTCCCCTATGCTTGGTCAGTCCCGGAACGTCCGTTCGGGCGCGGCCGTCGACCGCCGTTGCTGCCGCCCTCATCGTCTAGCGGTCTAGGACACCGCCCTTTCAAGGCGGCGGCACGGGTTCGAATCCCGTTGGGGGCACGCGAGGACGGCGGCCACGTGCCGCGACGGACGCTGGCTGGGATGGCGAACCGAATACCGCTCGGCTAGCCTGTGCATGAGCATGGTCCCGTGGTGAAGCCTGGAGTTCACGCCGCCCTGTCAAGGCGGAGGTCGCGGGTTCGAATCCCGTCGGGACCGCCAACCGTATCTGCAGCCGGTGCCGAGCCAAATCGCTCAGCGCGGGGCCAGGTAGCTCAGTTGGTACGAGCGCCCGCCTGAAAAGCGGGAGGTCGGCGGTTCGATCCCGCCCCTGGCCACCACGATCGAAAACCCCGGCTGCTCAACGGGACGGCGATACCGCGGCGGCTGTGTCCCACGCATAGTTCGGAAATCGCCGACCCCGCG
Encoded proteins:
- a CDS encoding RrF2 family transcriptional regulator, yielding MHISAKTDYAMRAMLVLAHAARERADAWVKAEEIADEQRLPRKFLEAILADLRRARLVESLRGAEGGYRLAKPASAIYVADVMRAVDGPLAEVRGLRPENVRYEGAAAGLQDVWVAVRAGLRAVLERVSVEDVANRALPKPVQDLVAELQGWIPRY
- a CDS encoding metallopeptidase family protein, with protein sequence MVYVDPDRFDELVAEALDGIPEEFARAMRNVAVFVEDEPDDPELLGLYVGIPLTERTTAYGGVLPDRIIIYRNTICALCETESEVIDEVRKTVVHEIAHHFGIDDERLHELGY